Proteins co-encoded in one Chroicocephalus ridibundus chromosome 6, bChrRid1.1, whole genome shotgun sequence genomic window:
- the UBXN7 gene encoding UBX domain-containing protein 7, which produces MAAHGGSAASSSALKGLIQQFTAITGASESVGKHMLEACNNNLEMAVTMFLDGGGIAEEPSTSSAGVSAVRPHTEDEVRAPIPQKQEILVEPEPLFGAPKRRRPARSIFDGFRDFQTETIRQEQELRNGGAVDKKLTTLADLFRPPIDLMHKGSFETAKECGQMQNKWLMINIQNVQDFACQCLNRDVWSNEAVKNIIREHFIFWQVYHDSEEGQRYIQFYKLADFPYVSILDPRTGQKLVEWHQLDVTSFLDQVTGFLSEHGQLDGHSTSPPQKCSRSESLIDASEDSQLEAAIRASLQETHFDSSQAKQESRSDEESESELFSGSEEFISVCGSEEEEESENPAKMRKSPHKDLGYKKEESRRPQPEPPARTEPGTTSNHRVLPCIDAGILEESTDKPESTFQGLDVNGPKAQLMLRYPDGKREQISLPEQAKLLALVKHVQSKGYPNERFELLTNFPRRKLSHLDYEITLQEAGLCPQETVFVQERN; this is translated from the exons ATGGCGGCGCACGGGGGTTCGGCCGCCTCCTCCTCGGCGCTGAAGGGGTTAATCCAGCAGTTCACCGCCATCACGG GTGCCAGTGAAAGCGTGGGAAAGCATATGCTTGAAGCATGCAACAATAACCTGGAGATGGCTGTCACCATGTTTCTGGATGGTGGAGGCATAGCAGAAGagcccagcaccagctctgcaggGGTGTCTGCTGTTCGACCGCACACTGA GGATGAAGTACGAGCTCCAATTCCTCAAAAACAAGAAATTTTAGTAGAGCCTGAGCCCTTGTTTGGAG ctccTAAAAGACGCAGACCTGCGCGCTCAATATTTGATGGTTTTCGGGATTTTCAAACAGAAACCA TTCGACAGGAACAGGAGCTACGAAATGGAGGGGCAGTAGATAAGAAGCTCACTACTCTAGCAGACCTCTTCAGACCTCCCATTGATCTGATGCACAAAGGCAGCTTTGAAACG GCCAAGGAGTGTGGTCAGATGCAGAACAAATGGCTCATGATAAACATTCAGAATGTGCAAGATTTTGCCTGTCAGTGTCTCAACCGCGATGTCTGGAGCAATGAGGCTGTGAAGAACATAATCCGGGAACATTTCATTTTTTGGCAG GTATACCACGACAGTGAGGAAGGACAGAGGTACATACAGTTTTATAAACTAGCAGACTTCCCTTATGTCTCCATCCTGGATCCCAGGACAG GCCAGAAACTAGTGGAGTGGCACCAGCTAGATGTTACTTCTTTCTTGGACCAAGTGACTGGGTTCCTGAGTGAGCATGGACAGCTGGACGGCCATTCTACTAGTCCTCCCCAAAAATGCTCTCGTTCA GAGAGTCTCATTGATGCTAGTGAGGACAGCCAGTTGGAAGCTGCCATCAGAGCCTCGTTACAGGAGACGCATTTTGATTCCTCACAGGCCAAGCAGGAGAGTCGGTCAGATGAGGAGTCCGAGTCGGAGCTTTTTTCTGGAAGCGAAGAGTTTATTTCGGTTTGCGgatctgaggaggaggaggaatcgGAGAATCCTGCCAAGATGAGGAAGTCTCCGCACAAGGACTTGGGGTATAAAAAAGAGGAGAGCCGGAGGCCTCAGCCTGAGCCCCCTGCAAGGACTGAGCCTGGCACAACATCAAATCACCGAGTACTGCCTTGCATTGATGCAGGGATACTGGAGGAGTCAACTGACAAGCCTGAAAGTACATTTCAGGGCCTAGATGTGAATG GACCAAAGGCACAGCTGATGCTAAGGTATCCAGATGGAAAGAGGGAACAAATTTCACTGCCCGAACAAGCTAAACTTCTG GCTCTTGTGAAACATGTCCAGTCAAAAGGATACCCCAACGAACGCTTTGAACTTCTCACCAATTTCCCTCGAAGGAAACTCTCCCACCTGGACTATGAGATCACGTTACAGGAGGCAGGCCTGTGTCCTCAAGAGACTGTCTTTGTGCAGGAAAGGAATTAG
- the RNF168 gene encoding E3 ubiquitin-protein ligase RNF168: MSKKSEAPLSLSDCLCQICMEIFVEPVTLPCNHTLCNSCFQLTVEKASLCCPFCRRRVSSWARYNARRNTLINWELWEKIQKKYPKECERRINGQDLEEEICVPHPQHQLSKPGELRQEYEAEISKVEAERRAHEQEENKASEEYIQRLLAEEEEEHRLAEERRREMEKQLKQDEELAWQLSNSLNDDSKGRVLSSPSPAGSPSSETCPVNLCKMKSKSSNSGDIQKYLSPKVHRSLGSASFPRRTKGGTRDSGSAETNSNECSSCMWQDEQVEMPTLSPQLTSVIKDSSAKDSFLESCMNYFSASASGVTSAVKQEKTPGPNCLGDEVPDELNGIAEEEGSRTVLCRSKGEDDGIESDSGSLTHVENINCEISAETCTRIQSATNSVTSHRKSVKSDVTKVTGHSDEEKPERLQNTKETPKRRLLEPPAEAAVDLCVLDKRRRTFTESLEDQGEQVNDFNLQMQKAFEQEFYERRMQEEQDRLLALQLQKQINKEERTLNRQKGSPDEYLLRTKPPQFVKDSPVRKGSPKMAKDSKAQKNQAETNHRKTRKGSCNENWQSPTRVRMKSPSIKGGKVLNCVVNTSDANDICSLPKNKQKTILQMFKSSVVE, encoded by the exons ATGTCGAAGAAATCGGAGGCTCCGCTCTCCTTGTCTGACTGCCTCTGCCAAATTTGCATGGAGATCTTTGTGGAGCCTGTGACTCTGCCGTGCAACCATACCCTCTGTAATTCTTGTTTCCAGCTGACCGTTGAAAAGGCCAGTCTTTGTTGCCCTTTTTGTCGGCGTCGAGTCTCTTCCTGGGCACGATATAATGCCCGCAGAAATACTCTTATCAACTGGGAACTCTGGGAAAAGATTCAGAAGAAGTACCCGAAGGAATGTGAGCGTAGGATTAACGGACAGGATTTGGAAGAGGAAA TCTGTGTCCCTCATCCACAACACCAGCTGAGCAAGCCTGGGGAACTGAGGCAGGAATATGAAGCAGAGATTAGCAAG gTGGAGGCAGAAAGGCGAGCACACGAACAAGAGGAGAACAAGGCAAGCGAGGAATACATTCAACGGCTTCtagcagaagaggaagaggaacaCAGATTGGCAGAAGAGAGGCGGAGGGAGATGGAGAAACAGCTGAAGCAGGATGAAGAGTTGGCCTGGCAGCTGAGTAACAGTCTG AATGACGATTCCAAAGGACGTGTGCTCAGCAGTCCTTCACCAGCAGGCAGTCCCTCATCCGAAACATGCCCAGTTAATTTGTGCAAGATGAAGAGCAAATCAagcaactctggagacattcagaa GTATCTGTCTCCAAAGGTTCATCGTTCATTGGGGTCAGCATCATTCCCTAGAAGAACAAAAGGAGGAACGCGCGATTCTGGCTCTGCG GAGACCAATAGCAATGAATGCAGCAGTTGCATGTGGCAAGATGAGCAAGTGGAAATGCCAACACTGTCTCCACAGCTGACCAGTGTGATTAAAGATTCCAGTGCTAAGGATTCATTTTTAGAATCATGCATGAACTATTTCAGTGCCTCAGCTTCAGGGGTCACCAGTGCTgtcaagcaggaaaaaacaccAGGACCAAATTGTCTAGGAGACGAAGTTCCAGATGAGCTTAATGGAATCGCAGAAGAGGAAGGGTCTAGAACAGTTCTTTGCAGATCCAAAGGAGAAGATGATGGAATCGAGTCAGACAGTGGCAGTTTAACACATGTAGAAAACATAAACTGCGAAATCTCTGCTGAAACTTGCACCCGTATCCAGTCAGCAACAAATTCTGTGACGTCTCACAGAAAAAGTGTAAAATCTGATGTCACGAAGGTGACTGGACACTCAGatgaagagaaaccagagagaCTGCAGAACACTAAGGAGACTCCAAAAAGAAGGTTGCTGGAGCCACCAGCCGAAGCAGCGGTTGACTTGTGTGTGCTTGATAAGAGGAGAAGAACATTCACAGAAAGCTTAGAGGACCAAGGGGAGCAGGTAAATGATTTTAACTTGCAAATGCAGAAAGCCTTTGAGCAGGAGTTCTATGAAAGGCGTATGCAAGAGGAGCAGGACAGGCTTCTGGCTCTGCAGCTACAAAAACAGATCAACAAGGAGGAAAGGACACTCAATCGACAAAAGGGCTCTCCAGATGAGTACCTTCTTCGCACCAAACCACCTCAGTTTGTGAAAGACTCTCCTGTGAGAAAGGGAAGTCCTAAAATGGCAAAAGACTCAAAGGCTCAAAAAAACCAGGCTGAAACAAATCACCGTAAAACTCGGAAAGGTTCTTGCAATGAAAACTGGCAGTCCCCTACCAGAGTCCGAATGAAGTCGCCCAGCATCAAGGGAGGAAAAGTTTTGAATTGTGTGGTTAATACCAGTGACGCAAATGATATTTGTTCACTACCCAAGAATAAGCAAAAGACGATCCTTCAGATGTTTAAAAGCTCTGTTGTGGAGTAG